A stretch of Falco rusticolus isolate bFalRus1 chromosome 2, bFalRus1.pri, whole genome shotgun sequence DNA encodes these proteins:
- the TBC1D4 gene encoding TBC1 domain family member 4 isoform X3, whose amino-acid sequence MEDIHSTLKEGVPKSRRGEIWQFLAVQHRVRHRLPNKQQPPDVSYKELLKQLTAQQHAILVDLGRTFPTHPYFSAHLGAGQLSLFNLLKAYSLLDKEVGYCQGISFVAGVLLLHMSEEQAFEMLKFLMYDLGFRKQYRPDMMSLQIQMYQLSRLLHDYHRDLYNHLEENEISPSLYAAPWFLTLFASQFPLGFVARVFDIIFLQGTEVIFKVALSLLSSQETSIMGCESFENTVDFLKTTIPDMTHPQMEKIITQVFEMDISKQLHAYEVEYHVLQDELQENVNPCDEGEPLEKLERANSHLKRQNMDLLEKLQVAHAKIQSLESNLETILTRENKMKTVIQSLEQEKITYQKTLEQIMKYLPAEVLSDCELLLKEVNYNPNNKIK is encoded by the exons ATGGAAGATATTCATTCCACTTTGAAAGAAG GTGTACCAAAAAGTCGTCGGGGAGAAATTTGGCAGTTTTTGGCTGTGCAACATCGAGTCAGACACAGACTGCCAAACAAGCAGCAGCCTCCCGATGTCTCTTACAAAGAACTTCTGAAACAACTGACTGCACAACAGCATGCCATCCTTGTAGATCTAG GACGGACATTCCCTACGCATCCTTACTTTTCTGCCCACCTCGGAGCAGGACAGCTATCACTCTTTAATCTCCTGAAAGCGTACTCTTTGCTGGACAAAGAAGTGGGTTATTGTCAAGGTATCAGCTTTGTAGCTGGAGTGCTGCTTCTACATATGAGTGAAGAACAGGcctttgaaatgctgaaattccTCATGTATGACCTTGGCTTCCGTAAACAGTACAGGCCAGACATGATGTCACTACAG ATTCAGATGTATCAGCTCTCAAGGCTCCTTCATGATTATCACAGAGACCTGTATAATCATCTTGAAGAAAATGAGATCAGTCCCAGTCTTTATGCTGCACCGTGGTTTCTTACATTGTTCGCATCTCAATTTCCATTAGGATTTGTAGCCAGAGTATTTG acattatttttcttcaaggaaCAGAAGTCATATTTAAAGTAGCACTGAGCCTACTTAGCAGTCAAGAAACATCTATAATGGGATGTGAGAGTTTTGAGAACACTGTTGATTTTCTTAAAACCACTATTCCAGATATGACTCACcctcaaatggaaaaaattattactCAG GTGTTCGAGATGGATATTTCAAAACAGCTCCACGCCTACGAAGTAGAGTACCACGTTCTTCAGGATGAACTGCAGGAAAATGTGAATCCCTGTGATGAAGGTGAACCcctggagaagctggagagggcAAACAGTCATCTGAAGAGACAAAACATGGATTTGTTGGAGAAGCTGCAG GTTGCTCATGCTAAAATTCAGAGTCTGGAGTCCAACCTGGAGACTATTTTGACTCGAGAGAACAAAATGAAGACTGTAATTCAGTCCCTGGAACAGGAGAAGATAACATATCAAAAGACTCTTGAGCAGATAATGAAGTATTTGCCAGCGGAAGTCTTGTCTGACTGTGAACTGCTCCTGAAGGAAGTAAACTACAAcccaaataataaaataaaataa
- the TBC1D4 gene encoding TBC1 domain family member 4 isoform X2 → MNKSSKMQHPDGHDGSELLPLSPLAPPLEEDPLVLVLQNEDGPDKTGERKNSEELQSLWRKAIHQQILLLRMEKENQKLEASRDELQSRKVKLDYDEVGTCQKDVINVWDKKLLNCRAKIRCDMEDIHSTLKEGVPKSRRGEIWQFLAVQHRVRHRLPNKQQPPDVSYKELLKQLTAQQHAILVDLGRTFPTHPYFSAHLGAGQLSLFNLLKAYSLLDKEVGYCQGISFVAGVLLLHMSEEQAFEMLKFLMYDLGFRKQYRPDMMSLQIQMYQLSRLLHDYHRDLYNHLEENEISPSLYAAPWFLTLFASQFPLGFVARVFDIIFLQGTEVIFKVALSLLSSQETSIMGCESFENTVDFLKTTIPDMTHPQMEKIITQVFEMDISKQLHAYEVEYHVLQDELQENVNPCDEGEPLEKLERANSHLKRQNMDLLEKLQVAHAKIQSLESNLETILTRENKMKTVIQSLEQEKITYQKTLEQIMKYLPAEVLSDCELLLKEVNYNPNNKIK, encoded by the exons ATGAATAAATCTTCCAAGATGCAGCATCCAG ATGGTCATGATGGAAGTGAATTGTTACCATTATCGCCTCTTGCTCCACCCCTCGAGGAGGACCCTCTTGTTCTAGTATTGCAAAATGAGGATGGTCCGGATAAAactggagagaggaaaaactcAGAAGAACTACAAAGTCTGTGGAGAAAAGCCATTCATCAACAAATTCTGTTACTTcgaatggaaaaagaaaaccagaagctgGAAG CAAGCAGAGATGAGCTCCAATCAAGAAAAGTAAAACTGGACTATGATGAAGTTGGTACATGTCAGAAAGATGTCATAAATGTTTGGGATAAGAAGTTGCTGAACTGCAGAGCCAAAATCCGATGTGACATGGAAGATATTCATTCCACTTTGAAAGAAG GTGTACCAAAAAGTCGTCGGGGAGAAATTTGGCAGTTTTTGGCTGTGCAACATCGAGTCAGACACAGACTGCCAAACAAGCAGCAGCCTCCCGATGTCTCTTACAAAGAACTTCTGAAACAACTGACTGCACAACAGCATGCCATCCTTGTAGATCTAG GACGGACATTCCCTACGCATCCTTACTTTTCTGCCCACCTCGGAGCAGGACAGCTATCACTCTTTAATCTCCTGAAAGCGTACTCTTTGCTGGACAAAGAAGTGGGTTATTGTCAAGGTATCAGCTTTGTAGCTGGAGTGCTGCTTCTACATATGAGTGAAGAACAGGcctttgaaatgctgaaattccTCATGTATGACCTTGGCTTCCGTAAACAGTACAGGCCAGACATGATGTCACTACAG ATTCAGATGTATCAGCTCTCAAGGCTCCTTCATGATTATCACAGAGACCTGTATAATCATCTTGAAGAAAATGAGATCAGTCCCAGTCTTTATGCTGCACCGTGGTTTCTTACATTGTTCGCATCTCAATTTCCATTAGGATTTGTAGCCAGAGTATTTG acattatttttcttcaaggaaCAGAAGTCATATTTAAAGTAGCACTGAGCCTACTTAGCAGTCAAGAAACATCTATAATGGGATGTGAGAGTTTTGAGAACACTGTTGATTTTCTTAAAACCACTATTCCAGATATGACTCACcctcaaatggaaaaaattattactCAG GTGTTCGAGATGGATATTTCAAAACAGCTCCACGCCTACGAAGTAGAGTACCACGTTCTTCAGGATGAACTGCAGGAAAATGTGAATCCCTGTGATGAAGGTGAACCcctggagaagctggagagggcAAACAGTCATCTGAAGAGACAAAACATGGATTTGTTGGAGAAGCTGCAG GTTGCTCATGCTAAAATTCAGAGTCTGGAGTCCAACCTGGAGACTATTTTGACTCGAGAGAACAAAATGAAGACTGTAATTCAGTCCCTGGAACAGGAGAAGATAACATATCAAAAGACTCTTGAGCAGATAATGAAGTATTTGCCAGCGGAAGTCTTGTCTGACTGTGAACTGCTCCTGAAGGAAGTAAACTACAAcccaaataataaaataaaataa